The Brachypodium distachyon strain Bd21 chromosome 4, Brachypodium_distachyon_v3.0, whole genome shotgun sequence nucleotide sequence TTAGGAAAAACACCTCTTATCATGAATCTTGTAGTCCTTCCCGCAAAACAGAGGAATGTTTGGGTTCTCTATGTATTTGTTGTAAATCGTGATTGGGAAAAATACCAGCCTCCTGCCATGTCAGTATGTGACTTAAAAGTGGTCTTTTAAGCACTGAATTATTGTGTTTCTTCTTCACGACAAATTAACATCGGTACTTAAAAAACAATATGATTTATTGAAGGAGCTTGAACATTAACGTAGTGTAATGATTttttcaaattatttttgacATCTATACGTATTAGTATGTTTTAATGCGCTACACTCCAttttactctctccgtttctaaatacttgttgcactaaaactaaaatcacgacaagtatttagcaACTGAGGGAGTAATGACTAGAGCAGGTGTTTCGAGCCGTCCACTTCATGAGTACACATACACCCTCGGACgaaatacaaatccaagttAATTATTTCTGAACGAAGGGATATCATAATCAGATCGAGATCGAGGTCGCGTATACGCAGAGCATAATTAgcacatgtttttcttttgacacAAAACCTAATTATCAACACCGTGACTAAGCAAAGAGTAATCACCAGGCTTAAACCGTACTGACCTTCTATTCTAAAATctacatatataaaggaccaaaAAGAGAAAGACAAGCGGAGTCGCAAAAAGAGCATCCGGTTGTTTGTGCTGCCGAGCACGGGCACGTGCTCACCACGTGCTTCACAAAATCGTCCGCAACCTCCTCACCTCGCGCAACGCATCTCGATGTCCGCCggccccggcaacggcgcgggcgccgccgcgctgcccTCCGATGGGGCCGGAGCTGAAGACGAGGCGCGCGCCCTGCTCCCGGCCTCCACGCCCGCCTCcgacgcggccggcggcggcggcaagggggAGGAGCAAGAGGAGGACCTGGAGGAGCGCGCGTTCGAGGCGTCGGAGAAGGTCATCGTGTCGCTCTCCGACGACCCGGAcggcgaagacgacgacgacctggAGGGGCAGCTCTCCACGTCGTCGGCGTCCCCGCCCTTCTCGTGGCGGAAGCTCTGGCTCTTCACGGGGCCAGGGTTCCTGATGAGCATCGCGTTCCTGGACCCGGGCAACCTCGAGGGGGACCTCcaggccggcgccgcggccggggACACGCTGCTCTGGCTGCTCATGTGGGCCACGGCCATGGGTCTCCTCGTGCAgctcctcgccgcgcgcctcgGGGTCGCCACGGGCCGCCACCTCGCCGAGCTCTGCCGCGACGAGTACCCGGACTGGGCCCGCCGCGCGCTCTGGCTCATGGCCGAGGTCGCCATGGTCGGCGCCGACATACAGGAGGTCATCGGCAGCGCGATCGCCATCAAGATCCTCAGCAAGGGGTACCTGCCGCTCTGGGCCGGCGTCGTCATCACCGCCCTCGATTGGTCAgttcctctcttttttaatTGGTCCTTGTCTTGTCTGGTTCCGGTTCTTGAATTTTGGCTTAGCAATCGATGTAGTTTGATTGCGTAGTAGCTGAATCATGGGATAGTTCCAAAAGAAGTTGCAATTTTTCTAACCAGCATTGGAGATTTCTCCATTGGTGGATTTTTTGTCTGTAAAGCcaaggaaagggaaaggtCAGCCTTTTGGTCTAGCTAGCTGTTAGTACTGACATCTCAACGAGGTTTTGGCGTTAGATCTCTGTTAGTTATTGACTTTAATCTGGGGAACCCCTACAAAGTTAGATGCTTGTTTGCTGTAGATTTGACTGTAAACCTGGGCACCTGCCCGTCTTATTTCTCACAGGTTGTACTAtcagatactccctccgttcctaattttttgtcgtggttttagttcaaatttgaactaaaaccatgacaagaatttagaaactgagggagtataacAAGTGATAATTGATCTGTACATTTACTGTACTTTTAATTCACGCTGCCCTATGAGCTATGAGGGTGACAGACATTTGGTCTGACACAAGAATTCACAACATTTTAAGTGCAagttcaaaatttggataCGAATTCTTTTTTTGCATTGCTGGTAGAAAATTTGAATGTTCTGAACCATTAAGGAGCAAATATCAGATAAATTTGCCATGTCAATTGATTTCTGGCCTTCTCGCTGTCTTTTGCATGCTGAATTAATGCTGCTGACATATACAAAGATAagatattttatttcacaagATTTAGAGGTCAGCAACCTTGTTTCCAAATGGATGCTTCTCAGCCACTGCTTAAAATTCCTGCATTTTTGTTATGTTACTTTGTTGCTTTTGACAAaagttggagatgctcttgtGATATTaagggggggcgggggggggggggggggaatctctctctctcatcccGGAGTTCTCTGGATGATTGCGTTGCTTATAATATGAACTGACGTACACTTTGTCGAAATGGTCACAAACTTACAATTAAGTACCCATTTGTTTATAATACTAGAAGAACTGTTAATGAATTTATGCCTTCACTTTGCACCTGGATGGGGCTAACATCACTGCAATTAGTTACATGCGTTTAGTATGCCCAGTTATATTCAAAGATAAAAATATCTGTAGCTATCTTGAATCATCAATTTACCCAGTATCTCTTTTTGTCAGCTtcattttcctttctcttGAGAACTATGGGGTGAGGAAACTGGAAGCCGTATTTGCAGTTTTGATTGCAACGATGGCCGTCTCCTTTGCATGGATGTTCACTGATACGAAGCCCAACGGGAAGGACCTGCTAATTGGTAAGGATCTCATCAATTAGCTTTTGATGCTTCAACTTGCCCCATGCAAATCCTGTCCACTGATCATAGATTATTTCATCAACAGGTATTTTGGTTCCAAAACTGAGCTCTAAGACAATAAGACAAGCTGTTGGGGTTGTTGGCTGTGTTATTATGCCCCACAACGTATTCCTCCATTCAGCACTAGTGCAGTCAAGAAAAGTAGATCCAAGCAAGGAATACCGAGTCCGTGAAGCATTGAGATACTACTCAATAGAGTCAACGATAGCATTGGCTATATCCTTCATGATAAATCTCTTTGTCACAACGGTTTTTGCTAAAGGATTTTATGGCACTAAAGAAGCTGGCAGTATTGGCCTAGAAAATGCTGGGCAGTATCTACAAGAGAAGTTTGGTGGAGGGTTTTTACCTATCCTCTACATTTGGGGGATTGGGCTATTAGCGGCCGGGCAGAGTAGCACAATAACAGGAACTTATGCGGGACAGTTCATAATGGGTGGATTTCTTAATTTGAGGTTAAAGAAATGGATCAGGTCACTGATCACCAGAAGCTTTGCAATTGTGCCGACTATAATCGTGGCTCTATTTTTCGATTCATCTGATGCACTTGATGTTCTGAATGAGTGGCTCAATGTGCTTCAATCAATTCAGATCCCTTTTGCACTTATTCCACTGATAACCTTGGTATCCAAGGAGGAAGTCATGGGAGTCTTTAAAATAGGCCGTAAAATGCAAGTAAGTTATCCTTAACCTCAGATCGAACCATTCTGCTTTTTTAACTTCATAATTTTGCACCCtgtatttggtggcatggctAGATCTTCCGGTGAAAGCTATGCACTCAACCATGACATATGTGTtaggtttgcccaaagatcaatcattCTGCTTTTTTAACTTCATAATTTTGCACCCtgtatttggtggcatggttAGATCTTCCGGTGAAAGCTATGCACTCAACCATGACATATGTGTTAGGTTTGCCCAacgatcaatcacatgaagacgcacgcGATCGGAATTTTGTTTGGCCAGAGGCACCTGTCGTgcctctcttttctttatttctcttaTATCTCAAATCCCACGGTCTGATTACAAGGTACTGCCTTGGTCGgtctgtatatatatacacagaaCCAAGCTAGCTACACAATACCACATGGATTAGGACTAACAAAGACCTACACGGACTCGTATACACGGCAGCAAGCCCTAACGAATAGAACTAGGAAACAACGAAACCTAATTagactcaaactcaagattaATCCTAACAATCTCCCCCTAATCTTGACATGTCTTTTGTGCTCCCTTGATCTCGACTCTCCGCAACTTCAGGACTCGTCGACTACACTCAACGTATGATCCAGACTCCCAGTCACGCTAGCTCCTGCATGGACTACACCATCCACACCTAGCGCAATACGTGCTAGCTAAACCCATAGCTCCACGCAGAGACATGTCCTCATTGAAGAGACTCACCTTCACTGGTACACCGCCCCACTATACGCTTGAGCTTCCGTCTTCTCGTCGAGACACACAGATGACACCCGCCATCTTGTCTGCACGCACGTCTTCGCCCTCAGTGATACACCTCTCTGGACAGCCCTTCGACCATGACGCACTTTCGCTGCAACAGAGTCCCACACAGacgagcacttggacacaaccacgacTCACAGACGCTGACCTGGACGTACATACGCAGCTTGACCCGATGTCGAGTACTTTCCGACGATCAGGATGATCTCCCGTTACTAGGAGATCGGTCCACTGCGACGATAGTCCTATCTGATCTGCTGAACGTCACTCCACTGCACAGCCACCGATTGCCTGATCCAATCCGCTAAACACCTCTTCGCGCACTGCCACCTTTTGCCCGCTCTTATCCGCGGACACCGCTCCACCGTCGTTGCCCGCCCTGAGGCGCTAGCACATCGCCTCCTCGGGGCAAGCACGTCTTCAAATCTTTaacctcgctctgataccaaatgttagGTTTtcccaaagatcaatcacatgaagacgcacgcGATTGGAATTTTGTTTGGCTAGAGGCACCTGTCGTgcctctcttttctttatttctcttaTATCTCAAATCCCACGGTCTGATTACAAGGTACTGCCTTGgtctgtatatatatacacagaaCCAAGCTAGCTACACAATACCACATGGATTAGGACTAACGAAGACCTACACGGACTCGTATACACGGCAGCAAGCCCCGAATAGAACTAGGAAACAACAAAACCTAATTagactcaaactcaagattaATCCTAACAATATGTATATTTTAAGATTATTCTGGTTGCAGGTATGTTTTATGGTTAAAAATGCTTGCACACTGGTTTGCAAATAATTGTGGAAGTGTAGTCAGCGTTCTCAAATGGCAATTGTAGAGCCTATTGTGTTCTTCTGGTTCGTGATTCTAGATTTTGCTACGCAATTGTGTGTATGCTTTGACAAAACCCTTCTGCGCCAAATTCATAAGCCACTGATCCTGTAGGGTAGATATTTCATCTGTGTTTGTCTGGgttattttataatttgcaTTTCGTCGAGCTCGTAATTTGATCAATTGAGCAATATTGTTCTAAAATGACTACCTGTTGATTTAATTTTGCATTTTGAAATATGACCATGTTCTCACCAAGTTGTATTTATATGCAGGCTGTTACCTGGACAGTGGCAGCACTATTGATCACAATCAACGGCTATCTCTTGTTGGATTTCTTCTCGTCTGAAGTACGAGGTCTGTTGTACGGCTCACTTCTCTGTGTAGCGGTACTTGCCTACGCCTCATTTGTGTTGTATCTCATTCTGCGGGGCACCGAGATGTCCAACCATATCATCGTAGCGATACGCAAGAGATTGTCATGACAGCTGTAACCAAAATTTTGCTCTTTTACACACAACCATAACCTCTCAACATACACGGAATGCTTTCGAGAGCAGAGACAGGAGATCTCTTCTGTACAGTGACATTCAGTCCCGCTGCTGGATCGGTTCTAGCGCTCTGACTTAATCCTGACGGGGCAGTAGAGAAAATGAATTGCTGATGCTGCTGAACAGCTCTAAGTTCAttcctttttcattttttgtgtATGAACTTAAGCATAGAGAAAGAAAACACTAGAAGTTGAAGAACGCAGTGTAATTTTATGCTCCATTTGTACATGATACCATTCCTATGTGTAGAGTGAATGTGATCACCCTAATCCTCAATGTTCTCTGAATCAATGTTAAGTGTGATCTTACACTGACCTGGTGAAGACCAACTGTGATCATtcttaaattttgaattttgattaCCCAAATCCTGAATGTTTGCTGAATCAATGTTAAGTTTGATCTGACACGGAATCGAGTTTTGAAGTTTGATCTTACGCATCGGGTTGACCAACTGCACGCCAATGTGCTAGTTTCTCTTAATAATGCATGTCCCTTGAgataaaagaagaagaagatgcttTGATGCTTGGTGGGGAATTAGTTCCTGAATCTGTCATGGATGGCAGGATGGGGGAGGGGGGATGGACTGAACAAGTACGGGAAATTGGCACGCAAATCCTCCTTAATTTAGGGCTGTCAGAATCAGAGAACAGTACCCTCGCCGCTGTGGGCTgttgctggccgccgccggcaggagCGGCTTTGACTGAGCTGCTCCTGCCGGCGTGGCGCAGGGTCACTTCCTCTCACCTTCAGAGATGATTCTGTTACATGTAAACTGTAAATGAGTAGTACAGTAGCGCTGTTGACGAGCCGAGGTCGAAGAAGCTGAAATAGGCTAAAAATGTACTTAGTTTTTTtgatggagaaaaaaaatatgttttctttctaggagaagaaaaggaactGAAGGAATAACAATGGAGGCTGGAGCGTGAATGGTGGTTTGGGCCACCCATATTGGATCCATCGACAACACACCTGGGCTATGGGATTGGGCCTGTTTGCTCTGGTATATATATAGTggaacattttatttttgcaggtAATATATAGTGGAACATTGTTCATATAGTAAGTCAGTAAtctcgctcaaaaaaaaaagttagtcGGTAATCAATTAAAATTCCCTTTCCTAGTGTTTGGAGCAAAGTGTATAGTTGTATATATAAGGACGACTTTGCTGACTGTCCATTTTTGTGGTGGGATCAgaattaacaagcttgatcCCTGACTACTCTTATATATTCATAACGCAGTTACGCAGGTAGTAATATTCATTCATTCGGCTGGTGACCACTCGCTGCTGTCACACACATACACTGACATATTACTACACACACATACACTGACATATCATTACACACACAAACCAAACGCATCAAGACAAATAGGCAATCCGCATGCAAACAAAGCTAGCTGTTTTTCTGTGCAACCTCATTGCTCATTATCAATATTAACGGCCTAGCCTTAATAAGACAGGCCTTGTCCCCTCGCCGTTGGCGCCATTGGAATTAAGCTAGCTCAGGCCTGAGGGACGCGATTAAACACTTGATTTGGCCTGCCGACAGTGTCAGCAGATCCAGCGGCTCAGAAGTCAGAAAGTAGGATACATGCAGTTTCCTGTTTGACCTGTCGTCGTACTTTTGACCTCCAGCTCTGTCGTCCATTTCATCCGACCCGCACTTGCTCATTCTTTATTTGGGGTTTTTTACAAGAAGATGGAAAGATGCTCTAGTAATTACTAATTAATGGTCTGCAATTTATTCTGAATTTTAATAGCAGATTTGGTTTGCttaactctctttttttcatcTCAAGAACAGCCAGGAGAGTGTAAACCTATGGCCGGTAAGCAGGCCACCATCAGTGAAGCTTGCTAACTAAAGACCCCAACGAGGGATTGTGAGAGATGCTCTTAGGCTAAACCAGCTAGCATGTGTGATGCATTAGGCGCATTGTCAGACGCTGTTGTGCCTGCTATAGGATCTAGTAATATGTTATGAATTGTGTTCCTGTCCTCTACTCCGTTGATTTGTGGAGCACATGTACATTCATAGGTTACTTTCATACTGCACAACTGATTCAAAATTTCAGACTACAAGTTGTTGCATGCCCCCACTTCTcgaaatttaaattttgaaacgTCGACGCCATGGATCGATCGGAAGTTGAAATCATGCACCATCTGGTTAATTCAGAGTTAGACGAATCGGgcagtttgttaaaatttgggcTGAccgttttttttaaagatgaGAGAGGAGAAAAGCAGCTGTTGTTGCTTTGAGATCCGCGCGAGGGGTGGCCAGGAGAAATCCGAGAACTGTGCCTTCTAGTCTCTGGCGAGCGGCGAGGTGAAAATCTTTCCCTGCCGGGCTCTCGATCCATTATTCATCATCTGGGTAGGTAGTGTGTACTggtttttttccccttttccccTTTCTTCAAGCTTGCTTCCATTCGAAGCACCATATGATCGATAAAGAGGGAGAAAAGGAAGGCtaggaaggaaggaaaaggCCATAGCTAGCAAGCTGCGTGCATTCATGCCGCCCCAACCGGCCGGCCTCTTTTAATTCAGCCCCTGATGATCTCTCTCGTTAATTCTCACTCGGATCTGCGTCAATGCATGATCTTTACCCATTGGATCGATCCCTTTAATTTGCCTCTTGTACGTTCGGTTCTAGATTTTGCATATATATGGTCCCTTTAAATTTGGTCTCTCATAAACTCTCAACTCATACATATGGCACTAATGCACCCATGCATATGCATCACAAATTTAACTACTCATGTTTTTGTATCGATCGATCAACTCATTGACATATTGTAGCTTGGTCTGCATGCATGAATGTACATCATAGAGATGAAATTTGGTTTTGATAAAGCATATATGCTTGCATGTGTCAACGCTCAACGGTCAACAAAACTAGGCGTGTGCCCATTTTTTACTCTATGTTTAAATCTGATAATGACACACATGTGAGGAAGATCGAGTGTTAAAGTATAGCCACTCACACTCACAATATTTGCATCGATGAAATGACTGCAGGTACGTACGTGCACAACCTTAAGTCCTTTAACTAGCTACAGCTGCAGCTTGGTCCACACATGCAGTGGGCTTTTGACCGACCAGCCGACCGCCTAGGGCTGTGGCCACTGATATATAGTTCTCTCCCAAAAACCGTCATTAATTCCGCTACACACACTACAGTAATCCAACTTgatgagcatgcatgcagtaccTAGATTGAGTAAGATGAAACAACTTGGAGCTAGAGTTACAAGCTAGGACATACGTGCATCTGGAAATTAATTGTGGGAAATGTGTAGTCTAGATTTCACCGACGGCtggtaatttttttcaaatggcTAGACCCAAATTGCATCATGATCCTTCACCTAACAACCAGAACTTATCTCTAAACTCTCTCTTAcaacacacacatgcattaGGAGATAGTGTCTCTTTTCATCAGTTTGGACTTTTGAGTGAATGGGTTCGGTGCATGAAACTCTTTAgacaaagagagaaagagtaGGATTTCTCTCTCGTTGAAAGCCAATGTGTGCATCCACACTTAGCCGCATCTCTCTATGGTTCCCATTACCGCATCCACAGTTAGCGTGTGCGCCTAGGTGCGATCATCATGCTTGGTTGGTGGCATGTATGGCTCGAGCGTGACCTAAGGGTCTTCCAATCGAAGCAAAGAACTGTACGCTCTCTGTGATCTTGCTTTGGACGAGCTCCGGGTTTGGCAAGCCGCGGATGCAAAGCGGTCGCCTCTTTTAGAGGATTGAGCAATGTTGACACCAAAGTGTTTGCCCTCACGAATGAAAATTGTTTTCCTCAGTGGCGGAGGCAGGGACCAGGCCAGCCCTGGCCCTGGCCCCCCCTATGATTTGGAATTTTTACTTTAGTACCCGTATAGCCTTTGCAATTTCATCATATAAGCctcatattttttatgttttggcCTCTCTAATAAATCATCCCATTAATTCCGGTCCTCCCTATacctttccttttctcctgATGTTGCCCGCTTGTAAATAACTTTGTTCTTCTCTTAATGAAAAGCAGCGCTGCTGCTtgtcaaaaaagaaggaaagagtAGGAGTGTACGACTGCCATTAATTTCTCCACCCAATTAACTGGGCCACCAAGGTCTAGAATGTCTCGTGCAAGTATACACTCTTCTGCGCTAAGTATA carries:
- the LOC100828548 gene encoding metal transporter Nramp6, whose product is MSAGPGNGAGAAALPSDGAGAEDEARALLPASTPASDAAGGGGKGEEQEEDLEERAFEASEKVIVSLSDDPDGEDDDDLEGQLSTSSASPPFSWRKLWLFTGPGFLMSIAFLDPGNLEGDLQAGAAAGDTLLWLLMWATAMGLLVQLLAARLGVATGRHLAELCRDEYPDWARRALWLMAEVAMVGADIQEVIGSAIAIKILSKGYLPLWAGVVITALDCFIFLSLENYGVRKLEAVFAVLIATMAVSFAWMFTDTKPNGKDLLIGILVPKLSSKTIRQAVGVVGCVIMPHNVFLHSALVQSRKVDPSKEYRVREALRYYSIESTIALAISFMINLFVTTVFAKGFYGTKEAGSIGLENAGQYLQEKFGGGFLPILYIWGIGLLAAGQSSTITGTYAGQFIMGGFLNLRLKKWIRSLITRSFAIVPTIIVALFFDSSDALDVLNEWLNVLQSIQIPFALIPLITLVSKEEVMGVFKIGRKMQAVTWTVAALLITINGYLLLDFFSSEVRGLLYGSLLCVAVLAYASFVLYLILRGTEMSNHIIVAIRKRLS